One Castanea sativa cultivar Marrone di Chiusa Pesio chromosome 4, ASM4071231v1 DNA window includes the following coding sequences:
- the LOC142631836 gene encoding prolyl 4-hydroxylase 1, protein MGGGAMKIVFGLLTLVTVGMIIGALFQLAFIRRLEASYEFPSSRRLQGNENDVYLQLPRGIPDWNNDQDARILRLGYVKPEILSWSPRIIVLHNFLSMEECDYLRAMALPRLEISTVVDTATGKGIKSSVRTSSGMFLNHEEKKYPMIQAIEKRISVYSQVPVENGELIQVLRYEKSQYYQPHHDYFSDSFNVKYGGQRIATVLMYLSDNVEGGETYFPLAGSGECSCGGKKLKGMSVKPNKGDAVLFWSMGLDGQSDINSIHGGCEVLSGEKWSATKWMRQRGLSPP, encoded by the exons ATGGGTGGGGGAGCGATGAAGATCGTGTTTGGGCTGTTAACACTCGTCACTGTTGGAATGATTATAG GTGCTTTGTTTCAATTAGCATTTATACGAAGGTTGGAAGCCTCCTATG AGTTTCCATCATCTAGAAGATTGCAGGGAAATGAGAATGATGTCTATCTTCAACTTCCCAGAG GTATTCCCGACTGGAATAATGACCAAGATGCAAGAATTTTACGTCTTGGATAT GTCAAACCCGAAATACTCAGCTGGTCACCTCGAATCATTGTACTTCATAATTTTCTGAGCATGGAG GAATGCGACTACCTTAGAGCAATGGCCCTCCCCCGTCTTGAAATTTCAACTGTAGTGGATACTGCAACTGGGAAG GGAATTAAAAGTAGTGTAAGGACTAGTTCAGGAATGTTCTTAAATCATGAAGAAAAGAAGTATCCAATGATACAG GCAATTGAAAAAAGAATTTCTGTCTATTCTCAAGTGCCAGTTGAAAATGGGGAACTCATACAAGTATTAAG GTATGAGAAGAGTCAGTATTACCAACCGCATCATGACTACTTCTCTGATTCT TTCAATGTGAAGTATGGCGGTCAGCGCATAGCAACAGTCCTCATGTATTTGAGTGATAACGTTGAAGGAGGAGAAACATATTTCCCTTTG GCTGGTTCGGGTGAATGTAGCTGTGGTGGGAAGAAGCTCAAGGGGATGTCTGTAAAACCAAATAAAGGAGATGCTGTGCTTTTTTGGAGCATG GGACTAGATGGACAGTCGGATATAAATAGCATACATGGAGGATGTGAGGTGCTCTCAGGTGAAAAGTGGTCGGCTACGAAATGGATGAGGCAGAGAGGTCTCTCGCCACCATAG
- the LOC142632461 gene encoding putative disease resistance RPP13-like protein 1: MAEALISQILAQLISVTSQQISENVKSVVSVEKQVEKLTSNLQAMQTVLEDAEKRQVREASVKRWLDKLKDMSYEMEDLLDEWSTAILKLQIDKNKDKVENVDNNDLLLVPKKVSSFFPISFLSLNPVSQLSWATHRPGIAKKIKEINGKLDVIAKEKDRYDFNSIRAPQQPDWDRQQTCSFLDVSEIRGRDQDKETLVRKLLILSESGQTQGQQEGNFNNKLHIVSIVGMGGIGKTTLAQLAYNDEEVKAHFDMRIWVCVSDPFDEIRIAKAIVEQVGQSGPSLVELESVLQNMCKSIKERKLLIVLDDVWVEDYKKWEPLKHCLQHGAQGSTILVTTRKKRVAQMMGSSCMFQLQNLSEGDSWWLFSQLAFLGRASEECATLEEIGKKIVSKCKGLPLAAKTLGSLMRFRRTKAEWQNVLDSEIWELEEAEKGLLPPLLFSLYDLPSAIRRCFLFCAVFPKDYEIKKDVLIKLWMAQGYLSSSQSREMEVTGQEYFESLAAHSLFQDFIKDDDGSIIQCKMHDIVHDFAQFLTRNECVIMEVDSKKKPSMDAFHKKVRHITLTCASDAQMPVFNYNAVNSRTLLNLAEDIALPHLFDNLTRLRALDLNAAAIKEVPVKVRNLMHLRYLNLSKNTRLSELPEAVCDLCNLESLILNWCQSLKRLPQGIGKLINLRHLELEETSNLRKFPKGIGKLSSLRTLSKFIVRGDGVKKACNIVLLKNMKHLQGILYLDGLENLISGGESKKAELKNKKNLLGLRLDFYGQKREGGIHNDDDDDDVIEELQPNPNLASLHILYYQGTRLPSWIMMLTNMRELILKNCENCENLPPLGNLPSLELLEIWYMYHVKTMGHRFLGVDAHDSIPNTDDALTTSTKIAFPKLKRLGFFGLTEWEDWYDWTSWGEGCLIMPRLSCLTIECCPKLKALPHLIQTAPIQELTIRECPILETMLPQRKRRGLGQDISYPNQN; the protein is encoded by the coding sequence ATGGCTGAAGCACTTATTTCCCAGATCCTGGCACAACTGATCTCAGTCACTAGCCAACAAATATCAGAGAATGTGAAATCGGTGGTGAGTGTTGAAAAACAAGTTGAAAAGCTCACAAGCAATCTACAAGCCATGCAAACTGTCCTTGAGGATGCAGAGAAGAGACAAGTCAGAGAAGCCAGTGTGAAACGTTGGCTAGATAAGCTCAAAGACATGTCCTATGAGATGGAAGACTTATTGGATGAATGGAGCACTGCGATTCTGAAATTACAGATTgacaaaaacaaagacaaagtcGAAAATGTTGACAATAATGATCTTCTTCTAGTTCCCAAGAAGGTGAGCTCCTTCTTTCCTATCTCTTTCTTGTCTTTGAATCCAGTTAGTCAACTTAGTTGGGCTACTCATCGTCCTGGCATTGCTAAGAAGATAAAGGAAATAAATGGAAAACTAGATGTGATTGCAAAAGAGAAAGATAGGTATGACTTTAACTCCATTAGAGCTCCTCAACAACCTGACTGGGACAGACAACAAACTTGTTCATTCCTAGATGTATCAGAGATACGAGGTAGAGACCAAGACAAGGAAACCCTAGTGAGAAAGTTATTAATATTATCCGAGAGTGGTCAAACTCAAGGTCAACAAGAAGGAAATTTTAATAACAAGCTCCATATAGTCTCTATAGTAGGCATGGGAGGAATTGGCAAGACAACCCTGGCCCAGCTAGCCTACAACGATGAAGAGGTGAAAGCCCATTTTGACATGAGAATATGGGTTTGTGTCTCTGACCCTTTTGATGAGATTAGGATTGCCAAAGCAATAGTTGAACAAGTTGGACAATCGGGTCCAAGTTTAGTTGAACTGGAAAGTGTCCTGCAAAACATGTGTAAATCCATTAAGGAAAGGAAGCTCCTTATTGTTCTAGATGATGTGTGGGTTGAGGATTACAAAAAGTGGGAGCCTTTGAAACATTGTCTTCAGCATGGTGCTCAAGGAAGCACAATTTTGGTGACCACTCGTAAGAAGAGAGTAGCACAGATGATGGGAAGCTCATGTATGTTTCAGCTGCAGAATTTGTCTGAGGGGGACAGTTGGTGGTTGTTTAGTCAGTTGGCATTTCTTGGAAGGGCTAGCGAAGAGTGTGCAACATTAGAAGAAATTGGCAAGAAGATTGTTTCCAAGTGTAAGGGTCTGCCTCTTGCTGCAAAAACTCTAGGGTCACTCATGCGTTTTAGAAGAACTAAAGCAGAGTGGCAGAATGTTCTGGATAGTGAGATTTGGGAATTGGAAGAGGCTGAAAAGGGCCTTCTACCTCCTCTATTGTTTAGCTTATATGATTTGCCCTCTGCAATAAGACGGTGTTTCTTATTTTGTGCTGTCTTTCCCAAAGATTATGAAATAAAGAAGGATGTTTTGATCAAATTGTGGATGGCACAAGGTTATCTCAGCTCCTCGCAAAGTAGAGAGATGGAAGTAACAGGTCAGGAGTACTTTGAAAGCCTAGCTGCACACTCTTTGTTCCAGGATTTCATAAAAGATGATGATGGTAGCATAATACAGTGCAAGATGCATGACATAGTTCACGACTTTGCACAATTTCTTACAAGAAACGAATGTGTTATCATGGAGGTTGACAGTAAAAAAAAGCCAAGCATGGATGCATTCCACAAAAAGGTTCGTCACATAACCTTGACGTGTGCATCAGATGCCCAAATGCCCGTCTTCAATTACAATGCAGTGAATTCACGAACTCTCTTGAATCTGGCCGAAGACATTGCTCTACCTCATTTATTCGATAATTTGACACGGCTTAGGGCATTAGATTTGAATGCTGCTGCAATTAAAGAAGTTCCTGTCAAGGTACGCAACTTGATGCATTTAAGATACCTTAACTTGAGTAAAAACACTAGATTGTCTGAATTGCCTGAAGCAGTGTGTGATTTGTGTAATTTGGAATCCCTGATCCTTAATTGGTGTCAAAGCCTCAAGAGACTACCTCAAGGGATTGGGAAACTTATCAACTTGAGGCATCTTGAGCTTGAAGAGACCTCAAATCTAAGAAAGTTTCCAAAAGGAATTGGAAAATTAAGTTCTCTTCGAACATTGAGCAAGTTCATTGTGAGAGGCGATGGTGTTAAAAAGGCATGTAATATAGTACtgttaaaaaatatgaaacacCTCCAAGGGATTCTTTACTTGGATGGGCTAGAAAATTTGATAAGTGGGGGTGAGTCTAAGAAAGCAGAattgaagaacaagaaaaaccTTTTGGGTTTGAGGCTGGATTTCTATGGTCAGAAAAGAGAGGGAGGGATTCAcaatgatgacgatgatgatgatgtaatTGAAGAATTGCAGCCAAATCCAAATCTGGCATCCTTACATATACTCTACTACCAAGGCACTAGGTTGCCAAGTTGGATAATGATGTTAACCAACATGAGAGAGCTTATACtcaaaaattgtgaaaactGTGAGAATTTGCCTCCTTTGGGAAATCTCCCTTCCCTTGAGTTACTAGAAATATGGTATATGTATCATGTAAAGACCATGGGCCATAGATTTTTAGGGGTGGATGCACATGATAGCATTCCAAACACAGATGATGCACTAACCACATCTACAAAAATTGCATTCCCAAAACTGAAGAGACTTGGGTTTTTTGGCTTGACAGAGTGGGAAGACTGGTATGACTGGACAAGCTGGGGAGAAGGTTGTTTGATAATGCCGAGACTCAGTTGCTTGACAATTGAATGCTGCCCCAAGCTAAAGGCACTGCCACACCTCATTCAGACTGCACCTATACAAGAATTAACCATCAGAGAGTGTCCTATACTTGAGACAATGCTGCCACAAAGAAAGAGGAGAGGATTGGGCCAAGATATCTCATATCCCAATCAAAATTGA